One Bradyrhizobium zhanjiangense DNA segment encodes these proteins:
- a CDS encoding ferredoxin--NADP reductase, translated as MSAFQKETVLSVRHWTESLFSFTATRDPGFRFQNGQFAMIGLEVEGKPLMRAYSMASANHEEALEFFSIKVQDGPLTSRLQKIRQGDIILVGRKATGTLITGNLIPGKRLLLLSTGTGLAPFASLIKDPDVYENYETIVLAHGCRQVSELAYGEHVVEGLRNHEFFGPLIRDKLIYYPTVTREPFRNRGRITDLIASNQLFDDIGLPGLDIRTDRIMLCGSPAMLEELHAMFSARGFVEGNHSQPGHFVIEKAFVER; from the coding sequence ATGAGCGCATTTCAAAAGGAAACGGTTTTGTCGGTCAGGCACTGGACCGAGTCTCTGTTCAGCTTCACTGCGACGCGCGATCCCGGCTTCCGCTTTCAGAACGGCCAGTTCGCGATGATCGGCCTCGAGGTCGAGGGCAAGCCCTTGATGCGGGCCTACAGCATGGCCAGCGCCAATCACGAGGAGGCGCTCGAATTCTTCTCGATCAAGGTGCAGGACGGCCCGCTCACCTCGCGCCTTCAGAAGATCAGGCAAGGCGACATCATTCTGGTCGGTCGCAAGGCGACGGGCACGCTGATCACCGGCAACCTCATTCCGGGAAAACGCCTCTTGCTGCTCTCGACCGGCACGGGGCTCGCGCCGTTCGCCAGCCTCATCAAGGACCCCGACGTCTACGAGAACTACGAGACCATCGTGCTTGCCCATGGCTGCCGCCAGGTTTCGGAACTTGCCTATGGCGAGCACGTCGTCGAAGGCCTGCGCAATCACGAATTTTTCGGACCGCTGATCCGCGACAAGCTCATTTATTACCCGACCGTGACCCGCGAGCCGTTCAGGAATCGCGGCCGCATCACTGACCTGATCGCATCGAACCAATTGTTCGACGATATCGGGCTACCAGGCCTCGATATCCGGACCGACCGCATCATGCTCTGCGGCAGCCCGGCGATGCTGGAGGAACTCCACGCAATGTTCTCGGCGCGCGGCTTCGTTGAGGGCAATCACAGCCAGCCCGGCCATTTCGTGATCGAAAAGGCCTTTGTCGAGCGCTGA
- the ytfQ gene encoding galactofuranose ABC transporter, galactofuranose-binding protein YtfQ has translation MTFKALFAASATAALLLALPANAAELTIGFSQIGSESGWRAAETSVSKQEAAKRKVNLKIADAQQKQENQIKAIRSFIAQNVDAIFLAPVVSTGWDSVLKEAKEAKIPVVLLDRDIDPSGKELYLTAVTSDSVHEGEVAGDWLAKTVGAKACNIVELQGTVGASVAANRKKGFDTAIAKHANLKVVRSQTGDFTRAKGKEVMESFIKAEGGGKSICAVYAHNDDMMVGAIQAMKEAGLKPGKEILTVSIDAVPDIFKAMAAGEANATVELTPNMAGPALDAIAAFKGKGTVPPKWIQTESKLYTAADDPQKIYDSKKGLGY, from the coding sequence ATGACCTTCAAAGCCCTCTTTGCGGCCAGCGCCACGGCCGCGTTGCTGCTTGCCCTGCCGGCGAATGCCGCCGAGCTCACCATCGGCTTCTCGCAGATCGGATCGGAATCCGGCTGGCGCGCGGCAGAGACCTCGGTCTCCAAGCAGGAAGCCGCCAAGCGAAAGGTCAATCTCAAGATCGCAGACGCGCAGCAGAAGCAGGAGAACCAGATCAAGGCGATCCGCTCCTTCATCGCGCAGAATGTCGACGCGATCTTCCTTGCGCCAGTCGTCTCGACCGGCTGGGATTCGGTGCTGAAGGAAGCCAAGGAGGCCAAGATCCCGGTCGTGCTGCTCGACCGCGACATCGATCCCTCTGGCAAGGAGCTCTATCTCACCGCTGTCACCTCCGACAGCGTGCACGAAGGCGAGGTCGCCGGCGACTGGCTGGCCAAGACCGTCGGGGCTAAGGCCTGCAACATCGTCGAATTGCAGGGCACGGTCGGCGCGAGCGTCGCGGCTAACCGCAAGAAGGGTTTCGACACCGCCATCGCCAAGCATGCGAACCTGAAGGTGGTGCGCAGCCAGACGGGCGACTTCACCCGCGCCAAGGGCAAGGAGGTGATGGAGAGCTTCATCAAGGCCGAAGGCGGCGGCAAGTCGATCTGCGCGGTCTACGCCCACAACGATGACATGATGGTCGGTGCGATCCAGGCGATGAAGGAAGCCGGCCTCAAGCCCGGCAAGGAGATCCTCACCGTCTCCATCGATGCGGTCCCCGATATCTTCAAGGCGATGGCCGCCGGCGAAGCCAATGCGACCGTCGAGCTGACGCCGAACATGGCCGGCCCGGCGCTCGATGCGATTGCGGCATTCAAGGGCAAGGGCACGGTTCCGCCGAAGTGGATCCAGACCGAGTCCAAGCTCTATACCGCTGCCGACGATCCGCAGAAGATCTACGACAGCAAGAAGGGCCTCGGTTACTGA
- a CDS encoding sugar ABC transporter ATP-binding protein, whose protein sequence is MENSPDPAPALLEVRGISKSFGAVRALQEVDFTLRAGEIHALLGENGAGKSTLIKAVTGVFPRDAGIVRMSGEAIAPRSAKAALQAGIATVYQEVNLLPNLSVAQNLFLDRQPMRFGIVREGEMRRRAKALLADFGLDIDVGAPLGSYSVAVQHVTAIARAVDLSARVLILDEPTASLDRHEVEILFGIMRQLAKRGIGIVFVSHFLDQVYEISDRITVLRNGRLVGERETASLPRLELIRMMLGRELAETTSARASATEHKAREICASFEGYGKAGYVAPFNLELRHGEVVGLAGLLGSGRTETARLVFGAERADRGQARVEGTPVRLQSPRDGVRHGFGYCPEERKTDGIVAELSVRENIVLALQAKRGLHRPLSRREQDEIARRYVKMLDIRPADPERAVGLLSGGNQQKVLLARWLATSPRLLVLDEPTRGIDVGAHAEIIRLIRELCDDGLALLVISSELDEIVTYSDRVVVLRDRAHVEELAGEAIDVGNILAAIAADGASVAHEGRA, encoded by the coding sequence ATGGAGAACAGCCCCGATCCTGCTCCGGCCCTTCTGGAGGTGCGCGGGATCAGCAAAAGCTTCGGTGCTGTGCGTGCGTTGCAGGAGGTCGACTTCACGCTGCGCGCCGGCGAGATCCATGCGCTGCTCGGGGAGAACGGCGCCGGCAAGTCCACGCTGATCAAGGCGGTCACCGGCGTGTTCCCGCGCGATGCCGGCATCGTCAGGATGAGTGGCGAAGCCATCGCGCCGCGCTCGGCCAAGGCCGCGCTTCAGGCCGGCATTGCCACCGTCTACCAGGAAGTCAATCTGCTGCCGAACCTCTCGGTGGCACAGAATCTGTTTCTCGACCGCCAGCCGATGCGTTTCGGCATTGTCCGCGAAGGCGAGATGCGTCGCCGCGCCAAGGCCTTGCTCGCGGACTTTGGCCTCGACATCGACGTCGGCGCGCCGCTCGGCAGCTATTCGGTCGCCGTGCAGCACGTCACCGCGATCGCGCGGGCCGTCGATCTCTCCGCACGCGTGCTGATCCTGGACGAGCCGACCGCGAGCCTCGACCGCCACGAGGTCGAGATTCTCTTCGGCATCATGCGCCAGCTCGCAAAGCGCGGCATCGGCATCGTCTTCGTCAGCCACTTCCTGGACCAGGTCTACGAGATCTCCGACCGCATCACGGTCTTGCGCAACGGCCGCCTGGTCGGGGAGCGCGAGACGGCTTCGCTGCCGCGGCTGGAATTGATCCGGATGATGCTCGGTCGCGAGCTGGCCGAGACCACTAGCGCGCGGGCTTCTGCCACCGAGCACAAGGCGCGCGAGATCTGCGCGAGCTTCGAGGGTTACGGCAAGGCCGGCTATGTCGCGCCGTTCAATCTCGAGCTGCGCCATGGCGAGGTCGTCGGTCTGGCCGGCCTGCTCGGCTCGGGCCGGACCGAGACGGCGCGGCTGGTGTTCGGCGCCGAACGCGCCGATCGCGGGCAGGCGAGGGTGGAAGGCACCCCCGTGCGGCTCCAGTCGCCGCGCGACGGCGTCCGCCACGGTTTTGGCTATTGCCCGGAGGAGCGCAAGACTGACGGCATCGTCGCCGAGCTCAGCGTGCGTGAGAACATCGTGCTCGCGCTCCAGGCCAAGCGCGGGCTGCATCGCCCGCTGTCGCGCCGCGAGCAGGACGAGATCGCGCGCCGTTACGTCAAGATGCTCGACATCCGGCCGGCGGACCCGGAGCGCGCCGTCGGCCTGCTCTCCGGCGGCAATCAGCAGAAAGTGCTGCTGGCGCGCTGGCTCGCGACATCGCCGCGCCTGCTGGTGTTGGACGAGCCGACCCGCGGCATCGATGTCGGCGCGCATGCCGAGATCATCCGTCTGATCCGCGAGCTCTGCGACGACGGCCTCGCACTGCTCGTGATCTCCTCCGAGCTGGATGAGATCGTGACCTATTCCGATCGCGTCGTGGTGTTACGCGATCGTGCCCATGTCGAGGAGCTCGCAGGCGAGGCGATCGACGTCGGC
- a CDS encoding fumarylacetoacetate hydrolase family protein, which translates to MTTLTVKDLLPEDGTQGTLAGRVWLPQANGPAVVAVRGDGVFDVTAKFPTISALCEEDDPAKALSSTKGERIGDLEAIVANTAPDGRDRQKPWLLAPVDLQTLKAAGVTFAISMLERVIEERAKGNPASAEAIRKEVTRLIGDDLSKLKPGSDQAMHLKQVLIDQNAWSQYLEVGIGPDAEVFTKAPTLSSVGTGMDAGLHPKSTWNNPEPELVLFVSSRGRIVGGALGNDVNLRDFEGRSALLLSKAKDNNASCAIGPLLRLFDDTFSLDDARRLDISLNVKGADGFVLNGHSSISKISRDPTDLVAQTIGKVHQYPDGFVLFLGTMFAPVEDRDAPGQGFTHKRDDIVTIAAPQLGKLVNRMRTSDECEPWTFGIGALMKNLAQRKLI; encoded by the coding sequence ATGACGACATTGACGGTTAAAGACCTTCTCCCCGAGGACGGCACGCAGGGAACGCTGGCCGGCCGCGTCTGGCTGCCGCAGGCGAATGGGCCCGCCGTCGTCGCCGTGCGGGGCGACGGCGTCTTCGACGTCACGGCGAAATTCCCCACCATCAGCGCGCTCTGCGAAGAGGACGATCCAGCCAAGGCGCTTAGCTCGACCAAGGGCGAGCGCATCGGCGATCTCGAAGCCATCGTCGCCAACACGGCACCCGATGGGCGCGATCGTCAGAAGCCATGGCTGCTTGCACCCGTCGATCTCCAGACGCTGAAGGCCGCCGGCGTCACCTTCGCGATCTCGATGCTGGAGCGCGTGATCGAGGAGCGCGCCAAGGGCAACCCTGCCTCGGCTGAAGCGATCCGCAAAGAAGTGACGCGGCTGATCGGCGACGATCTGTCGAAGCTCAAGCCCGGCTCGGACCAGGCGATGCATCTAAAGCAGGTGCTGATCGACCAGAACGCCTGGAGCCAATATCTCGAGGTCGGCATCGGTCCCGATGCCGAGGTCTTCACCAAGGCGCCGACATTGTCGTCGGTCGGCACCGGCATGGATGCCGGCCTGCATCCGAAATCGACCTGGAACAACCCCGAGCCCGAGCTCGTGCTGTTCGTCTCGAGCCGCGGTAGGATCGTCGGCGGCGCGCTTGGCAACGACGTGAACCTGCGTGACTTCGAGGGCCGCTCGGCGCTGCTGCTGTCGAAGGCCAAGGACAACAACGCCTCTTGCGCGATCGGCCCGCTGCTACGCCTGTTCGACGACACGTTCTCGCTGGACGACGCGCGCAGGCTGGACATCAGCCTCAACGTGAAGGGCGCGGACGGATTCGTTCTCAACGGCCATTCCTCGATCAGCAAGATCAGCCGCGACCCGACCGATCTCGTCGCGCAGACCATCGGCAAGGTGCATCAATATCCAGATGGTTTCGTGCTGTTCCTCGGCACGATGTTCGCGCCCGTCGAGGACCGCGATGCGCCGGGGCAGGGGTTCACCCACAAGCGCGACGACATCGTCACGATCGCCGCGCCCCAGCTCGGCAAGCTCGTCAACCGCATGCGCACCAGCGACGAGTGCGAGCCGTGGACCTTCGGCATCGGCGCACTGATGAAGAATCTCGCGCAGCGAAAGCTGATCTAG
- a CDS encoding 4Fe-4S dicluster domain-containing protein, whose translation MPLASYQTSVPVVVDDAKCIADKGCTVCVDVCPLDVLRISDMTNKAYMAYDECWYCMPCEADCPTGAVTVNIPYLLR comes from the coding sequence ATGCCTCTCGCGTCCTATCAGACATCGGTTCCGGTGGTCGTCGACGACGCCAAATGCATCGCCGACAAGGGCTGCACCGTGTGCGTCGACGTCTGCCCGCTCGACGTGCTGCGCATCAGCGACATGACCAACAAAGCCTACATGGCCTATGACGAGTGCTGGTACTGCATGCCCTGCGAGGCGGATTGCCCGACCGGCGCCGTCACCGTCAACATTCCGTATTTGTTGAGGTAG
- a CDS encoding Crp/Fnr family transcriptional regulator: MMLQAANAVRGTVPPAVRPAGSSSLLLTENQQWIGGPPPLMDKLSPRERELVLKQGRRKVLNRGQTLFSQGGKHDGIWLIESGRIRVFYTSPLGREITLAYWHVGNFVGGPEVFEGTVHQWSGVASSNCSVVHLPGKELRSLAVEIPNLAIGLIEGLTFKGKCYSALAQMLGTRSITQRLAHLLLHLVELYGVEDADGRVIAAAFTHADIAHMVGATRQWVTISLKRMQEKGIVLTKRSQIVVCRPDVLEEMRGHASD, encoded by the coding sequence ATGATGTTGCAGGCGGCGAATGCAGTTCGTGGGACTGTTCCCCCGGCAGTCCGGCCTGCCGGTAGCTCCTCGCTGCTGCTCACCGAGAACCAGCAATGGATCGGCGGCCCGCCACCGCTGATGGACAAGCTGTCGCCGCGCGAGCGTGAGCTGGTCTTGAAACAAGGCCGCCGAAAAGTGCTCAACCGCGGCCAGACGCTGTTCAGCCAGGGCGGCAAGCATGACGGCATCTGGCTGATCGAGAGCGGCCGCATTCGCGTCTTCTACACCTCCCCGCTCGGGCGGGAGATCACGCTGGCCTACTGGCATGTCGGCAATTTCGTCGGCGGGCCCGAAGTGTTCGAAGGCACCGTTCACCAATGGTCCGGTGTCGCATCCAGCAATTGCAGCGTGGTGCACCTGCCCGGAAAGGAGCTGCGATCCCTTGCCGTGGAGATCCCCAACCTTGCGATCGGCCTGATCGAGGGACTGACCTTCAAGGGCAAATGCTATTCGGCGCTGGCCCAGATGCTGGGAACGCGCTCTATCACGCAGCGCCTCGCGCACCTGCTGCTGCACCTCGTCGAGCTCTATGGCGTCGAGGATGCCGATGGCCGAGTGATTGCAGCCGCCTTCACCCATGCCGACATCGCGCACATGGTCGGCGCCACCCGGCAATGGGTCACGATCAGCCTGAAGCGCATGCAGGAAAAGGGAATCGTGCTGACGAAGCGCTCGCAGATCGTGGTCTGCCGGCCCGACGTGCTGGAGGAGATGCGTGGACACGCGTCTGACTGA
- a CDS encoding gamma-butyrobetaine hydroxylase-like domain-containing protein translates to MTLVAPTVADYEASADLASLLVRTTQDETISLPAETLRLSCKCAHCTRARFDDRFPKAFPGIAITEIGDLGYGLNISFSDGHNRGIYPKPYLLSLVGR, encoded by the coding sequence ATGACCTTGGTGGCACCGACCGTGGCCGACTATGAAGCCAGCGCCGATCTCGCCTCGCTCCTCGTCCGCACCACGCAGGACGAGACGATCAGCCTGCCCGCGGAAACGCTCCGCCTCTCCTGCAAATGCGCCCACTGCACCCGCGCCCGGTTCGACGACCGCTTTCCTAAGGCATTTCCGGGCATTGCGATCACCGAGATCGGCGATCTCGGCTATGGGCTGAATATCTCGTTTTCGGACGGCCATAACAGGGGGATCTACCCGAAGCCTTATTTGCTGAGTTTGGTGGGGCGTTAA
- a CDS encoding fumarate reductase/succinate dehydrogenase flavoprotein subunit, whose protein sequence is MALDQIVDGLSEVSCDVLVIGGGTAGPMAALKAKLKNPKANVVLLEKANVKRSGAISMGMDGLNNAVIPGYATPEQYTKEITIANDGIVDQKAVYKYAQNCYKVIEELDSFGIRFLKNENGDYAVKKVHHIGTYVLPMPNGETVKKALYRQLRRARILISNRYMATRLLKSADGRIAGAVSVNTRTAEMLVIKAKAVILCMGAAGRLGLPTSGYMFGTYENAANSGDGYAMAYHAGAALANLECFQINPLIKDYNGPACAYVAGPFGAYTANNEGSRFIECDYWSGQMMLEFYNELLSGKGPVFLQLKHLHPDTISEIESTLHKVERPTRGLFQQGRGVDYRSESIEMHISEIGFCSGHSASGVFVDDNARTTVPGLYAAGDMASVPHNYMLGAFTNGSVAGIDAMEFADSHDFAEFDAADVARERDRVMAPTKREDGIPPNQIEYKTRRLVNDYLQPPKVTRKYELGMRRLAEAREDMQERMIARNAHELLRALEVQSIMDCADMAAHASLYREESRWGLYHWRTGFPEKDNENWFCHTLLSKRDGRMTSEKRAVEPYVVPIADDEKDLYDKQRIRATA, encoded by the coding sequence ATGGCACTAGATCAGATCGTCGACGGACTTTCGGAGGTTTCCTGTGATGTGTTGGTGATCGGCGGCGGCACAGCCGGCCCGATGGCGGCGCTGAAGGCGAAGCTGAAAAACCCGAAGGCCAACGTCGTCCTGCTCGAAAAGGCCAACGTCAAGCGCTCCGGCGCGATCTCGATGGGCATGGACGGGCTGAACAATGCCGTCATCCCCGGTTACGCGACGCCCGAGCAGTACACCAAGGAAATCACCATCGCCAATGACGGCATTGTCGACCAGAAGGCGGTCTATAAATACGCGCAGAACTGCTACAAGGTCATCGAAGAGCTCGACAGTTTCGGCATCCGCTTTCTCAAGAACGAGAACGGCGATTACGCGGTCAAGAAGGTGCACCACATCGGCACCTATGTGCTGCCGATGCCGAACGGCGAGACCGTGAAGAAGGCGCTGTATCGCCAGCTCCGCCGCGCCCGCATCCTGATCTCCAACCGCTACATGGCGACGCGGCTCTTGAAATCCGCCGACGGCCGCATCGCCGGTGCGGTCAGCGTCAATACCCGCACTGCCGAGATGCTGGTGATCAAGGCCAAGGCGGTGATCCTGTGCATGGGCGCCGCCGGCCGTCTCGGCCTGCCGACCTCCGGTTACATGTTTGGCACCTACGAGAACGCCGCCAATTCCGGCGACGGCTATGCCATGGCCTATCACGCCGGCGCAGCGCTCGCGAACCTCGAATGCTTCCAGATCAACCCGCTGATCAAGGACTACAACGGTCCGGCCTGTGCCTATGTCGCGGGCCCCTTCGGCGCTTACACCGCGAATAACGAAGGCTCGCGCTTCATCGAATGCGACTATTGGTCCGGCCAGATGATGCTGGAATTCTACAACGAACTCTTGTCCGGCAAGGGTCCGGTGTTCCTCCAGCTCAAGCATCTCCACCCCGACACCATTTCCGAGATCGAGTCGACGCTGCACAAGGTCGAGCGCCCGACGCGCGGCCTGTTCCAGCAGGGGCGCGGGGTCGACTATCGCAGCGAGTCGATCGAGATGCACATTTCCGAGATCGGCTTCTGCTCCGGTCACAGCGCTTCAGGCGTGTTCGTAGACGACAATGCCCGTACCACCGTGCCTGGCCTTTACGCCGCTGGCGACATGGCGAGCGTTCCGCACAACTACATGCTGGGCGCCTTCACCAACGGCTCGGTCGCCGGCATCGATGCCATGGAATTCGCCGACAGCCACGACTTTGCGGAGTTCGATGCCGCGGATGTCGCCAGGGAACGCGACCGTGTGATGGCGCCGACGAAGCGCGAGGACGGGATTCCGCCGAACCAGATCGAGTACAAGACCCGCCGCCTCGTCAACGATTATCTCCAGCCGCCGAAGGTCACCCGCAAATACGAGCTCGGCATGCGCCGTCTCGCCGAGGCGAGGGAAGACATGCAGGAGCGCATGATTGCGCGCAATGCGCACGAGCTGCTCCGCGCGCTCGAGGTGCAATCGATCATGGATTGCGCCGACATGGCTGCGCATGCCTCGCTCTACCGCGAGGAGAGCCGTTGGGGCCTCTATCACTGGCGCACCGGTTTTCCGGAGAAGGACAATGAGAACTGGTTCTGTCACACGCTGCTGTCCAAGCGGGACGGCAGGATGACCAGCGAGAAGCGGGCGGTGGAACCCTATGTCGTCCCGATCGCCGACGATGAGAAGGACCTCTACGACAAGCAGCGCATCCGGGCCACAGCCTGA
- a CDS encoding HEAT repeat domain-containing protein: protein MSSPFESYDDLDDADERLQAADPAERRVAIIALGHSGDPAAVAHLANMVADPDAGVRQQVAMALGEFDGPEAASALVKLLVDPERIVAGAAADSMAEFKDPACADVILPLVRHPHAFVRMGALRALKELRRKDTLKPALEALQDSDAAVRVQAIGVIGFLKLEESIPALTALINDPDAHVRRAAVSALAFSQMKPAAETITRALKDSDWMVREMAAETLGLNVNGSLAADQLVACLADEFWQVRLKAIRSLGKMKIERAVRPIGNCVNHDQANLRKEAAAALGEIAHPDGEAFLAVIADDPDPDVRKNARWALQQIAAGKARAGA, encoded by the coding sequence ATGTCGAGCCCGTTCGAGTCCTATGACGATCTCGACGACGCTGATGAGCGGCTCCAGGCGGCCGATCCCGCCGAGCGCCGTGTCGCCATCATCGCACTCGGCCATTCCGGCGATCCCGCCGCGGTCGCTCATCTCGCCAACATGGTGGCCGATCCCGACGCAGGCGTGCGCCAGCAGGTCGCGATGGCGCTCGGCGAGTTCGACGGGCCGGAGGCCGCGAGCGCGCTGGTAAAGCTGCTGGTCGACCCCGAGAGAATCGTCGCGGGCGCCGCGGCCGACAGCATGGCCGAATTCAAGGATCCCGCTTGCGCCGATGTGATCCTGCCGCTGGTGAGGCATCCCCACGCCTTCGTCCGCATGGGCGCACTGCGCGCGCTCAAGGAGCTGCGTCGCAAGGACACGCTGAAGCCGGCGCTGGAAGCATTACAGGATTCCGATGCCGCCGTGCGCGTGCAGGCGATCGGCGTGATCGGCTTCCTGAAGCTGGAAGAATCCATCCCCGCGCTGACGGCGCTGATCAACGATCCCGACGCCCATGTGCGCCGCGCCGCCGTGAGCGCGCTTGCATTCTCGCAGATGAAGCCTGCCGCGGAGACGATCACGCGTGCGTTGAAGGACTCGGACTGGATGGTGCGGGAGATGGCTGCGGAAACGCTGGGCCTCAACGTCAACGGTTCGCTCGCGGCCGATCAGCTCGTCGCCTGCCTTGCCGACGAGTTCTGGCAGGTGCGGCTGAAGGCGATCCGCAGCCTCGGCAAGATGAAGATCGAACGCGCGGTGCGCCCGATCGGCAATTGCGTCAATCACGACCAGGCCAATCTGCGCAAGGAGGCCGCCGCAGCGCTCGGCGAGATCGCCCATCCCGACGGCGAAGCATTCTTGGCCGTGATCGCCGATGATCCCGATCCCGATGTTCGCAAGAACGCACGCTGGGCGCTTCAGCAGATTGCGGCGGGGAAGGCGCGGGCGGGGGCATAG
- a CDS encoding ABC transporter substrate-binding protein, whose amino-acid sequence MVRHLPTLSIAMSMTSLALLLAQPASAETVTLGIGTQDTTTNTVTAGVVIRQLHLLEKYLPKDGKYANIKFELEWQNFTSGPPVTNAMMANKLQIGMMGDYPLIVNGFTFESNPESKSRLIGIAAYSLSGSGNGIVVHKDSPYYDLADLKGKLVSVPFGSAAHGMVLKAMQDRGYPTDFFQLVSQSPEVGSTNLQEKKIDAHADFVPFAELLPFRGFARKIFDGVETNLPTFHGIVVRTDFAEKYPEVVVAYFKAVIAANQWLRDDPKLAAEKIQEWTGISKEVVYIFLGPSGNMTTDPTIKPALIDAATADVKVLQNLGRMKEFDPKKWVDDSYIRKAYAEMKLDYNPQLASTKNYEISGEDSFCKKPIADPRKAGEVWVDDAGIMPFSSAACTLGAYADYKTKGKKINVAYVFDTTRGIKLFADQAFFAVGNGDVAPFLLKKDAEAYAAKISGKVLGFDDAVKAAVGGGKT is encoded by the coding sequence ATGGTCCGCCATCTTCCCACGCTCTCGATCGCGATGTCGATGACTTCGCTGGCGCTTTTGCTCGCGCAGCCGGCCTCGGCGGAAACCGTCACGCTCGGCATCGGAACGCAGGACACCACGACCAACACGGTGACCGCCGGCGTCGTCATCCGGCAGCTGCATCTGCTCGAAAAATACCTGCCGAAGGACGGCAAATACGCCAACATCAAATTCGAGCTGGAGTGGCAGAATTTCACGTCCGGCCCACCCGTCACGAACGCGATGATGGCGAACAAGCTCCAGATCGGCATGATGGGCGACTATCCGCTGATCGTGAACGGCTTCACCTTCGAGAGCAATCCCGAGAGCAAGAGCCGACTGATCGGCATCGCTGCCTACAGCCTGTCAGGCTCCGGCAACGGCATCGTCGTTCACAAGGATTCGCCCTACTACGATCTCGCCGATCTCAAGGGCAAGCTCGTCAGCGTTCCCTTCGGCTCGGCCGCGCACGGCATGGTGCTGAAGGCGATGCAGGACCGTGGCTATCCCACTGACTTCTTCCAGCTGGTCAGCCAGAGCCCCGAAGTCGGCTCGACCAACCTCCAGGAGAAGAAGATCGACGCGCATGCCGACTTCGTTCCATTCGCAGAGCTGCTGCCCTTCCGCGGCTTCGCGCGAAAGATTTTTGACGGCGTCGAGACCAATCTGCCGACCTTCCACGGCATTGTCGTCCGCACCGATTTCGCGGAGAAATATCCGGAAGTCGTCGTCGCCTACTTCAAGGCGGTGATCGCCGCCAACCAGTGGCTGCGCGACGATCCCAAGCTCGCCGCCGAAAAGATCCAGGAATGGACAGGCATCAGCAAGGAAGTCGTCTATATCTTCCTCGGCCCGAGCGGCAACATGACCACCGACCCAACGATCAAGCCGGCGCTGATCGATGCCGCCACGGCCGACGTCAAGGTGCTGCAAAACCTCGGTCGCATGAAGGAGTTCGATCCGAAGAAGTGGGTCGACGACAGCTACATCCGCAAGGCCTACGCCGAGATGAAGCTCGACTATAACCCGCAGCTTGCGAGCACCAAGAACTACGAGATTTCCGGCGAAGATTCTTTCTGCAAGAAGCCGATCGCCGATCCGCGCAAGGCGGGCGAGGTCTGGGTGGATGATGCCGGCATCATGCCCTTCTCATCCGCAGCCTGCACCCTCGGCGCCTATGCCGACTACAAGACCAAGGGCAAGAAGATCAATGTCGCCTATGTCTTCGACACCACGCGCGGCATCAAGCTGTTCGCCGACCAGGCTTTCTTCGCGGTCGGCAATGGCGACGTGGCGCCCTTCCTGCTCAAGAAAGATGCCGAAGCCTACGCCGCCAAGATCAGCGGCAAGGTGCTCGGCTTCGATGACGCGGTGAAGGCGGCGGTCGGCGGAGGCAAGACGTGA